In the Candidatus Hydrogenedentota bacterium genome, CCATGGCTGCCGTCGCGAGACTCATCCGAATTAGCCCGCTGATAAACTTCGCGTCCCACAGGGCCTTGTAGCGCTGGCACAGCAATATGTACAGCACTCCGAAATTCACAAAGTAAGAGAATGTCGTTGCCGCTGCCAGCCCTTTATATCCGTATGGCTTGACGAACAGGAAACAAAGCGCGATATTCAAAATCATGCTGCCCGACGATATGAGCACCGGCGTCCGCGTGTCCTTCACCGCGTAAAATCCCGACACCGCCACCTTCACCCACGCAAACGCCAGCAGACCCATCGCGTAGATGATCAACGCATTCGTGGTCCATTCCGTATTGATTGCCGTAAACCTGCCGTATTGAAACAGCAAGCGCACAATCGGCTCGCCCAGCACAATCAATCCGATCATCGAAGGCGTAATGAGAAAATACGTCTGGCGAAACCCGTGCATCAGCAACGCGCGAATCTGATCGGGCCGCTGTTGCGCCGCCGCGCGCGACACCGCCGGAAGCACCGCCGCCGCCGTCGCAAATCCAAACACCGACAACGGAAGCTGAACGAGACGGTTCGCCGAATACAACGCGGTCACGCTGCCTTCCGCGCTCTTATACGCAAACAGCGTGTCCACCATCTTGTTTACTTCCCCGGCCGCCTGACCAATCGCAACCGGCACCATCAGCCCAAGAATCGTGTAGATCTCCGACCGATTCAGTCGAAAACTGGGCATCCATACGCCCGTGTGCTTGCCCATCGAATACTGCTGCACGGCTACCTGCGCAATCCCGCCAATCCATACGCCCAGCACCAACGCATATCCAGGTGTCATGGTCCCGGTGTACGACAGCAAACACGAACCGATCATCGCCACATTCAACAACGCGGGCGCCCACGACGACGTCGAGTATCGCCGCACCGTGAAAAGCACCCCCATGGAGAACACGGCCAGACCGATGAAGAAGATGTACGGGAAGGTCCAGCGTCCGAGCGATACGAGATGACTCAACTCCTCGGGTGAGTACGTCTTTCCGCTCGTGATGGCATCCAGGTGATTAAGCTGTGACAACATCCATGGCACAAGCAAAACGCCCAACGCCGTCACCAACGCCAGAACCACAATCATGCCGCCAAACACCGACGACACGACTGCCTGAAATTCTTCCTTGGACTTCTTTTCGTGGACCTCGGACAACACCGGAATGATGGCCGCGTTCGACGCTCCTTCCCCGACAATGTCCCGCAATGTGTTCGGCAGGCGAAACGCCACCAAAAACGCCTCGCGCGGGCCAACAGGAATCATGGCATTGACCATCGAATCGCGCACGAGTCCCAGCACGCGGCTAATCATGGTCCCGCCCGCGAAGATGGCGATGAATTTCGAAAGCTGTCCTTCGCTGTGCGCCATGCTACTGCGCCCCTGCGTCGCGCCTGCGGTAGACCCCCGCAAGCACGGTCAATGCGATACCCGCAACGAGTGTCGCATTGGGAATGGCCAGCACGCTGAAGGGAACCGGCCGCTCCGCCGCATGCGATACCGGCAACACACCGCCCAACCGCTCCATCCGCGTGTTCGTCGGCTCAAGGTGCTCGAAGCGATACGCATTTCCATGACCGTCGAAGTAGATATCCACCAACTCAAAACGCCCGTAAGGATCGAAGACTCCCGTAATGCCCGAGTTCGCATCGTGCACAAGCGGCATACGCGCCTCAATCGCGCGCATACGCGCCACCTCCAGCTCCTGGTCCAATGCGCTGCTCGCGCCAAACCACGCCAGATTCGTGATAACCACAAGAAAATCCGCCCCTTCCGCGCGAAGGCGTGAAGCCATCGCCGGAAACAACACCTCGAAACAAATCAGCGGACCCATGGTGCGCTCGCCCACGGCAATCGTCTTCAATTCCGTGCCCGCCTCCACTTCACCGATTGCCGGCACGACCTTCTTAATAAACGGCAAGTACTTGCCGAAAGGCACATACTCTCCAAATGGAGCGAGGTGAATCTTGTCGTACGTAGCCTTAATCTGTCCGTCTGGCGCTATCAGCTGACTGGAATTCAGATCGCCTCGCGTCTGCGCATTGGTCCGCATGGTGCCGGTGAACAACGGCACGCCTGTCTCGCGAGTCATCGACTCGATAGGCTCCCAGATTCCCGGCGTTTCAATGTCGTCCATCACAAGGCTCTCGGGCCACACAAACAGATCCACGTCCCCCTCGCCCGCAAGCACGCGCGACTTGTCCGCGGCATTGCGTACCATCTCCGAGGTGTACTCAGGGTCCCACTTCATCTCAAGCGGAAAATCCGATTGGATCAAGCCGACGTTGAACGTCTGTTCGCCATAGTCCGCGGGCGCAAGCATCATGGCGCCGGCCCCGTGCGCGCCTGCAACGACACAAATCGCGCACGCGATTCGCGGCACGCGGCGCGTCCCATCGGCGATCACCCCCGCAAGCAGCCCGTTCACCCCCACGAGCAATCCGGAAAGCAGCGGCACGCCTCCAATGGCGGCCCACTGCGCCAACGCGAGGTCAGGCCCTTGCGAGTACCCCAAAGCGCCCCATCCGAATCCCGTGAATAGAAACGACTGTGCGTGCTCCATGCCCACCCAAAGGACTACCAGAACAAGCACCGGAGGAACCCAAGGCAGACGCGAACGCACCAGTGCCCATGACCACCCAATGATCCCCCAGTAAAGGGCCATGATCGCGCTCAACGCGACATATCCCCACACGGCCCATCCCCCGGCCCAATACACGTTGGTCAAGAGCCAATGGAGAATGACCAGATAAAACAGAAATCCAGCAAGGAAGAAACGTCTGAAGCTGTCTCGCGCACCGCATCGCCACGTCGACACGAACAGTGGAACGAGCGCAACCCACGCAAGCGGAAATAGATGCGCAGCGGGAAACGCCAACCCCAAGGCGGCGCCCGTAACAACATATGCAGGGATAAATCGAAGGATAGATTTCATGGATAACGCATCATGCGTAAGCGCGTAGCTCAAATGCAACCCGTGGCGCGCCTCGATGAAGAGACACGCCACGGACAATCCCCAACATACTCAACTGAGGAAACGAGCCTACAGCTCTTCCTCCATTAAATCGATTTCCTGCTGAATCCGTTCGCGGTTCGCCCACTCAACCTCTTTCCAGAAATTAAGCGCGCTTTCCATCGGCTTCTTGTCTTCCCGCAGATTCACAATCGTCGGCGAGATGAAGATCAGCAATTGGCTGTTAAACGCCTCGTTCGAGCGCCCGCGAAATGGAATGCCCACAAACGGAAGGCTTCCAATCACCGGCACGCGCCGCTCCGCTTTGCGCACAACACGGCTTGACAGACCGCCAATCACCAGCGTCTGCGTGTTGGGCACCAAGACCGACCCGTTCTGCGAACGCGTCGAGAATACCGGCACCTG is a window encoding:
- the murJ gene encoding murein biosynthesis integral membrane protein MurJ, whose amino-acid sequence is MAHSEGQLSKFIAIFAGGTMISRVLGLVRDSMVNAMIPVGPREAFLVAFRLPNTLRDIVGEGASNAAIIPVLSEVHEKKSKEEFQAVVSSVFGGMIVVLALVTALGVLLVPWMLSQLNHLDAITSGKTYSPEELSHLVSLGRWTFPYIFFIGLAVFSMGVLFTVRRYSTSSWAPALLNVAMIGSCLLSYTGTMTPGYALVLGVWIGGIAQVAVQQYSMGKHTGVWMPSFRLNRSEIYTILGLMVPVAIGQAAGEVNKMVDTLFAYKSAEGSVTALYSANRLVQLPLSVFGFATAAAVLPAVSRAAAQQRPDQIRALLMHGFRQTYFLITPSMIGLIVLGEPIVRLLFQYGRFTAINTEWTTNALIIYAMGLLAFAWVKVAVSGFYAVKDTRTPVLISSGSMILNIALCFLFVKPYGYKGLAAATTFSYFVNFGVLYILLCQRYKALWDAKFISGLIRMSLATAAMGALAYGAYVRLRFVVPETAFAGYGDTISGVVGNSTAMFLEVLAARAVVVLVPMLIAVLSYLLLSKFFGVDEFESFLRLLRRKKEAKAKAK
- the lnt gene encoding apolipoprotein N-acyltransferase, with product MACLFIEARHGLHLSYALTHDALSMKSILRFIPAYVVTGAALGLAFPAAHLFPLAWVALVPLFVSTWRCGARDSFRRFFLAGFLFYLVILHWLLTNVYWAGGWAVWGYVALSAIMALYWGIIGWSWALVRSRLPWVPPVLVLVVLWVGMEHAQSFLFTGFGWGALGYSQGPDLALAQWAAIGGVPLLSGLLVGVNGLLAGVIADGTRRVPRIACAICVVAGAHGAGAMMLAPADYGEQTFNVGLIQSDFPLEMKWDPEYTSEMVRNAADKSRVLAGEGDVDLFVWPESLVMDDIETPGIWEPIESMTRETGVPLFTGTMRTNAQTRGDLNSSQLIAPDGQIKATYDKIHLAPFGEYVPFGKYLPFIKKVVPAIGEVEAGTELKTIAVGERTMGPLICFEVLFPAMASRLRAEGADFLVVITNLAWFGASSALDQELEVARMRAIEARMPLVHDANSGITGVFDPYGRFELVDIYFDGHGNAYRFEHLEPTNTRMERLGGVLPVSHAAERPVPFSVLAIPNATLVAGIALTVLAGVYRRRDAGAQ